One stretch of Natronobacterium gregoryi SP2 DNA includes these proteins:
- a CDS encoding alpha/beta hydrolase, whose amino-acid sequence MSRRGRREGPGSGHQGEDPHGDQPLVSAGTELEDAEAAVVLVHGRGATARSIIGMADEIHQAGVAFLAPQAAANTWYPNSFLEPVEHNEPGRTSGLKAVENAIGEADDAGIPAERVLVLGFSQGACLASEFVARNPRRYGGLAALSGGLIGDELEDTEAYAREGSLEGTPAFLGCSDSDPHIPVERVHETADVIEKLDADVTTRIYEGMGHGVNRDELAAVSELVASLLEDE is encoded by the coding sequence ATGAGCCGGCGGGGTCGGAGGGAGGGTCCCGGTTCGGGACACCAGGGCGAGGACCCCCACGGCGACCAGCCGCTGGTTTCGGCCGGGACGGAACTCGAGGACGCCGAGGCCGCAGTCGTGCTCGTCCACGGTCGCGGTGCGACGGCTCGGAGCATCATCGGGATGGCCGACGAGATTCATCAGGCTGGCGTCGCCTTCCTCGCACCCCAGGCAGCCGCAAACACCTGGTATCCGAACTCGTTTCTCGAGCCAGTCGAGCACAACGAGCCTGGTCGAACGTCGGGCCTGAAAGCAGTCGAGAACGCTATCGGCGAGGCCGACGATGCCGGCATTCCAGCCGAACGCGTACTCGTGCTTGGCTTCTCTCAGGGGGCCTGTCTCGCAAGCGAGTTCGTCGCGCGTAACCCACGACGGTACGGCGGCCTCGCCGCGCTGAGCGGTGGGCTCATCGGCGACGAACTCGAAGACACCGAGGCATACGCGAGGGAAGGCAGTCTCGAGGGAACCCCTGCTTTCCTCGGCTGTAGCGACAGCGACCCTCACATCCCCGTTGAACGGGTTCACGAGACTGCCGACGTGATCGAGAAGTTGGACGCCGACGTGACGACGCGCATCTACGAGGGGATGGGACACGGCGTGAACCGGGACGAGCTGGCCGCCGTCTCGGAGCTGGTCGCCAGTCTGCTCGAGGACGAGTAA